A region from the Pseudomonas cucumis genome encodes:
- a CDS encoding XdhC family protein: MDSVDLNVLRSVLEWRRAGQRVMLYSVVQTWGTAPRAPGAMLALREDGVVIGSVSGGCVEDDLIARLHDGRIPADGPPVQLITYGVTREEAARFGLPCGGTLRLTEERVGDPAWVAELLTRCEAHEIVARELNLATGEVVLQAASKTDALVFDGQTLRAIYGPRWRLLLIGAGQLSRYVAEMARLLDFEVLICDPRTEFVYGWEEQHGRFVPGMPDEAVLTIQTDERTAIVALTHDPRLDDMALLTALDSKAFYVGALGSQVNSQKRRDNLAQLGLSQQAIERLHGPIGLHIGSHTPAEIALSLLAEIVAIKNGVALKQKKPLQEGV, encoded by the coding sequence ATGGACAGCGTCGATCTGAACGTCCTGCGCAGCGTGCTGGAATGGCGCCGCGCCGGTCAGCGGGTGATGTTGTACAGCGTGGTCCAGACCTGGGGCACCGCGCCCCGGGCACCTGGCGCCATGCTGGCCTTGCGTGAAGACGGCGTGGTGATTGGCTCGGTGTCCGGTGGCTGCGTCGAGGATGACCTGATTGCCCGGCTGCACGATGGCCGTATCCCGGCCGATGGGCCGCCGGTGCAATTGATTACCTATGGCGTCACTCGTGAGGAGGCTGCACGGTTTGGTTTGCCGTGCGGCGGCACGTTGCGCCTGACCGAGGAGCGCGTCGGCGATCCGGCGTGGGTCGCCGAGTTGCTGACGCGCTGCGAGGCCCATGAAATCGTTGCGCGTGAGCTGAATCTGGCGACCGGTGAAGTGGTTTTACAGGCCGCGAGCAAGACTGATGCACTGGTGTTTGACGGGCAGACCTTGCGCGCCATTTATGGTCCGCGCTGGCGGCTGTTGCTGATCGGCGCCGGCCAACTGTCGCGCTACGTTGCCGAGATGGCGCGGCTGCTGGATTTCGAAGTGCTGATCTGCGATCCGCGCACCGAGTTTGTCTACGGCTGGGAGGAGCAACACGGTCGCTTCGTCCCGGGCATGCCCGATGAAGCGGTGCTGACCATCCAGACCGACGAACGCACCGCCATCGTCGCCCTGACCCACGATCCGCGCCTGGATGACATGGCGCTGCTTACTGCGCTGGACTCCAAGGCGTTTTATGTCGGTGCGCTGGGTTCGCAGGTCAACAGCCAGAAGCGCCGGGACAACCTGGCTCAGCTAGGCTTGTCACAACAGGCCATCGAGCGCTTGCACGGCCCGATCGGTTTGCACATCGGCAGCCATACACCGGCGGAAATCGCCTTGTCGCTGCTGGCCGAAATTGTGGCGATCAAGAACGGCGTCGCGCTGAAACAGAAGAAGCCGTTGCAGGAGGGCGTATGA
- a CDS encoding xanthine dehydrogenase family protein molybdopterin-binding subunit encodes MSQLPNDFALSNLSRRGFLKGVGATSALVLAASWGWQDALAAEKDKKFGADGMPNGWVDDPKVYVSIAADGSVTVVCNRSEMGQGVRTSLTMVVADELEADWALVKVQQAPGDEVRFGNQDTDGSRSMRHWYEPMRRCGAAARTMLEQAAAAQWKVPVSECHAQLHKVIHQPTGRELGYGALAAAAGALAVPARDSLRLKQPSEFRYIGKEGTKAIDGADIVNGRAVYGADVHFDGMLFATIARPAVYGGKVKSFDATAAMKVPGVIKVLQVESRPLPSEFQPLGGVAVVASNTWAAIKGREALKIEWDDGPNASYDSIAYRKEIEAASLKPGKVVRNTGSIDQAMSSADSTLEASYYLPHLAQSPMEPMVAIARFKDGVCEAWAPSQAPQVTRERIGERLGIPFDNVTFNVTLLGGGFGRKSKPDFVVEAAILAKEFPGKAVRVQWTREDDIHNSYFHTVSAEYLKASLNKDGLPSGWLHRTVAPSITALFAPGMNHEAAFELGMGFTNMAYAIPSVRLENPEATVHTRVGWYRSVSNIPHGFAIQSFVDELAHKAGQDPLKYQIKLLGPDRQIDPRTLSEEWNYGESPERYPIDTARMRTVLETAAKAAGWGRELPKGRGLGLALHYSFVTYVAAVIEVEVKDDGTLIVHKADIAVDCGPQINPERIRSQFEGACVMGLGNAVLGEISFKDGKVQQDNFHMYEVARMSLAPKEVAVHLVTSPGDVPLGGVGEPGVPPIAPALCNAIFAATGKRIRNLPVRYQLQGWQKAQA; translated from the coding sequence ATGAGCCAGTTACCGAATGACTTTGCGCTGAGCAACCTCAGCCGCCGTGGTTTCCTCAAAGGCGTGGGCGCCACCAGTGCGCTGGTGCTGGCGGCAAGCTGGGGCTGGCAGGATGCGCTCGCTGCCGAAAAAGACAAAAAGTTCGGCGCCGACGGCATGCCTAACGGCTGGGTCGATGATCCTAAGGTTTACGTCAGCATCGCCGCCGACGGCAGCGTGACCGTGGTCTGCAACCGCTCGGAAATGGGCCAGGGCGTGCGCACCAGCCTGACCATGGTAGTGGCCGATGAATTGGAGGCCGACTGGGCGCTGGTCAAAGTGCAACAGGCACCGGGCGACGAAGTGCGTTTCGGCAATCAGGACACCGATGGTTCGCGCAGCATGCGTCACTGGTACGAGCCGATGCGCCGTTGCGGTGCTGCCGCGCGGACCATGCTTGAGCAAGCCGCTGCCGCGCAGTGGAAAGTGCCGGTCAGCGAGTGCCATGCGCAACTGCATAAAGTCATTCACCAACCGACCGGTCGTGAACTGGGCTACGGCGCGTTGGCCGCTGCTGCCGGTGCACTGGCGGTGCCGGCCCGCGACAGCCTGCGGCTCAAGCAACCATCGGAATTCCGTTACATCGGCAAGGAAGGCACCAAGGCCATCGACGGTGCGGACATCGTCAATGGTCGCGCGGTCTACGGCGCCGATGTGCATTTCGATGGCATGCTTTTCGCCACCATCGCGCGTCCAGCGGTTTACGGCGGCAAGGTTAAATCCTTCGATGCCACCGCCGCGATGAAAGTCCCGGGCGTAATCAAGGTTCTGCAAGTCGAAAGCCGTCCATTGCCGTCCGAATTTCAGCCTCTGGGCGGCGTGGCCGTGGTGGCCAGCAATACCTGGGCGGCGATCAAGGGCCGCGAAGCGCTGAAAATCGAATGGGATGACGGCCCCAACGCCAGTTACGACTCGATCGCCTACCGCAAGGAAATTGAAGCCGCGTCCCTCAAGCCCGGCAAAGTGGTGCGCAATACCGGCAGCATCGACCAGGCCATGAGCAGCGCCGACAGCACCCTCGAAGCCTCTTACTACCTGCCGCACCTGGCACAATCGCCCATGGAGCCGATGGTCGCCATTGCCCGTTTCAAAGACGGCGTGTGCGAAGCCTGGGCCCCAAGCCAGGCGCCGCAAGTCACCCGTGAACGGATCGGCGAGCGCCTCGGCATCCCATTCGATAACGTCACGTTCAACGTCACCTTGCTCGGCGGCGGTTTCGGGCGCAAATCCAAGCCGGACTTCGTCGTTGAAGCGGCGATCCTGGCCAAGGAGTTCCCGGGCAAGGCGGTGCGGGTGCAATGGACCCGTGAAGACGACATTCACAATTCCTATTTCCACACCGTGTCGGCCGAATACCTGAAGGCCAGCCTGAACAAGGACGGCTTGCCGTCCGGCTGGCTGCACCGCACGGTGGCGCCGAGCATCACCGCGCTGTTCGCGCCGGGCATGAACCATGAGGCCGCTTTCGAGCTGGGCATGGGCTTTACCAACATGGCTTACGCGATCCCCAGCGTGCGCCTGGAAAACCCTGAAGCGACGGTCCATACCCGGGTCGGCTGGTATCGCTCGGTATCGAACATTCCCCATGGCTTTGCGATTCAGAGCTTTGTCGATGAACTGGCCCATAAGGCCGGTCAGGATCCGCTCAAGTACCAGATCAAGCTGCTCGGCCCTGACCGTCAGATCGATCCGCGCACCTTGAGTGAAGAGTGGAACTACGGCGAATCTCCCGAGCGCTATCCGATCGATACCGCACGGATGCGCACCGTTCTGGAAACCGCCGCCAAAGCCGCCGGTTGGGGGCGTGAGTTGCCCAAGGGCCGTGGCCTGGGTCTGGCGTTGCATTACAGTTTTGTCACTTATGTGGCGGCGGTGATCGAGGTAGAAGTCAAAGACGATGGCACGTTGATTGTGCACAAGGCCGATATCGCCGTGGATTGCGGTCCGCAGATCAATCCCGAGCGTATTCGCTCCCAGTTCGAAGGCGCCTGCGTCATGGGCCTGGGCAACGCGGTACTGGGAGAAATCAGCTTCAAGGACGGCAAGGTTCAGCAGGACAATTTCCACATGTATGAAGTGGCGCGCATGTCGCTAGCACCAAAGGAAGTCGCCGTGCACCTGGTCACGTCACCGGGCGATGTGCCGTTGGGCGGGGTCGGTGAGCCGGGCGTGCCACCGATTGCACCAGCGCTGTGCAACGCGATCTTTGCCGCCACCGGCAAACGCATCCGTAACCTGCCGGTACGCTATCAATTGCAAGGCTGGCAGAAGGCGCAAGCCTGA
- a CDS encoding (2Fe-2S)-binding protein, producing the protein MITLKLNGQDHQLDVTEDMPLLWAIRDVAGYNGTKFGCGMGLCGACTIHIDGAPARSCITPIGSVVGQNVTTIDNLHADPVGKVVQQAWLDSAVAQCGYCQGGQIMSATALLKTNPNPSDEQIEEAMVGNICRCGTYNRIKTAIRQASTHLKGAKA; encoded by the coding sequence ATGATTACCCTGAAACTCAATGGACAAGATCATCAACTCGATGTCACCGAGGACATGCCGCTGCTCTGGGCGATCCGTGACGTGGCTGGTTACAACGGCACCAAATTTGGCTGCGGCATGGGCCTGTGTGGTGCCTGTACCATTCATATCGACGGCGCGCCTGCGCGCAGTTGCATCACGCCGATCGGCTCGGTAGTCGGCCAGAACGTCACCACCATCGACAACCTGCACGCCGACCCGGTCGGCAAAGTTGTCCAGCAAGCCTGGCTCGACAGCGCCGTGGCTCAGTGCGGTTACTGTCAGGGCGGGCAGATCATGTCGGCCACGGCGTTGTTGAAAACCAATCCGAACCCCAGCGACGAGCAGATTGAAGAGGCGATGGTCGGCAACATTTGCCGTTGTGGCACCTACAACCGGATCAAGACCGCCATCCGCCAGGCATCCACTCACCTGAAGGGGGCCAAGGCATGA
- the murB gene encoding UDP-N-acetylmuramate dehydrogenase produces MSLQVHPLVSLKPFNSFGVDVQARLFAEAHSDADVREALAYGLEHDVPVLVIGGGSNLLLTADVQALVLRMATRGIRLLSDDGNQVVIEAEAGEPWHPFVQHTLAQGLSGLENLSLIPGTVGAAPMQNIGAYGVEIKDVFAGLTALDRQTGELRDFTLAECNFAYRDSLFKQEPGRWLILRVRFTLNRTAHLHLEYGPVRQRLTSQGIDHPTPIDVSQAICSIRNEKLPDPAVLGNAGSFFKNPLVPATLVAQLKEQYPELVAYAQPDGQMKLAAGWLIERAGWKGFRDGDAGVHKLQALVLVNYGTATGLQLLNLAQRIQKDISERFHVDLEMEPNRY; encoded by the coding sequence ATGAGTTTGCAGGTACATCCGCTGGTATCGCTCAAGCCGTTCAACAGCTTTGGCGTGGATGTTCAGGCCCGGCTGTTTGCCGAGGCCCATAGCGATGCCGATGTGCGCGAAGCCCTGGCCTATGGGCTGGAACATGATGTGCCCGTGCTGGTGATCGGTGGCGGCAGCAATTTGTTACTGACGGCCGATGTCCAGGCACTGGTGCTGCGCATGGCCACACGGGGGATTCGCCTGCTGAGCGATGACGGCAACCAGGTGGTGATCGAAGCCGAGGCGGGCGAGCCGTGGCATCCGTTTGTGCAACACACCTTGGCGCAAGGGTTGTCGGGGCTGGAGAACCTCAGCCTGATTCCCGGCACCGTAGGCGCGGCACCGATGCAGAACATCGGTGCTTACGGCGTCGAGATCAAAGACGTTTTCGCCGGCCTGACGGCCCTTGATCGCCAAACCGGCGAGTTGCGGGATTTCACGCTGGCCGAGTGCAACTTTGCCTACCGTGACAGTCTGTTCAAACAGGAACCGGGGCGCTGGTTGATCCTGCGGGTACGTTTCACCCTCAATCGCACCGCGCATCTGCACCTGGAGTACGGTCCGGTTCGCCAGCGCCTGACGTCGCAGGGCATCGATCACCCGACGCCTATTGATGTCAGCCAGGCCATTTGCAGCATTCGCAACGAAAAGCTCCCGGACCCGGCGGTGCTCGGCAATGCCGGCAGCTTCTTCAAGAACCCCTTGGTGCCGGCGACATTGGTGGCGCAACTCAAGGAGCAGTACCCGGAGCTGGTGGCCTACGCGCAACCTGACGGGCAAATGAAACTGGCGGCGGGCTGGCTGATCGAACGGGCCGGCTGGAAAGGCTTTCGCGACGGTGATGCCGGTGTGCATAAATTACAGGCGCTGGTGCTGGTCAACTACGGCACCGCAACGGGCCTGCAATTGCTGAACCTGGCGCAACGCATTCAAAAAGACATTTCAGAACGTTTCCACGTCGACCTGGAAATGGAGCCCAATCGGTATTGA
- a CDS encoding low molecular weight protein-tyrosine-phosphatase — protein sequence MRVLFVCLGNICRSPTAEGVLRHKLREAGLADQVEVASAGTGDWHVGKAPDKRSQAAAKLRGYDLSAQRAQQVTRADFASYDLILAMDNSNLRHLKALQPTNGKAELDLFLRRYQSPIDEVPDPYYDGDQGFEQVLDLIESASDLLVIELKGRL from the coding sequence ATGCGGGTTCTGTTCGTCTGCCTGGGCAACATCTGCCGTTCCCCCACGGCCGAAGGCGTGTTGCGGCACAAATTGCGTGAGGCGGGGCTGGCCGATCAAGTCGAAGTGGCTTCCGCCGGCACCGGTGACTGGCACGTCGGCAAGGCCCCGGACAAGCGCAGCCAGGCTGCGGCGAAGCTGCGCGGCTACGACCTGTCCGCCCAGCGAGCCCAGCAAGTGACCCGCGCCGATTTCGCCAGCTACGACTTGATTCTGGCAATGGACAACAGCAACCTGCGCCACCTCAAGGCCTTGCAACCGACCAATGGCAAGGCCGAGCTGGATTTGTTCCTGCGGCGCTACCAGTCGCCAATCGATGAAGTGCCGGATCCTTATTACGACGGCGACCAGGGTTTCGAACAGGTACTGGACCTGATCGAGAGCGCCAGCGACCTGCTGGTGATCGAATTGAAGGGACGGTTATGA
- the kdsB gene encoding 3-deoxy-manno-octulosonate cytidylyltransferase gives MTTAFTVVIPSRYASTRLPGKPLLLIAGKPMIQHVWEQASKSSAQRVVVATDDARIVEACKGFGAEVVLTREDHNSGTDRLAEVAAKLGLGPDAIVVNVQGDEPLIPPSVIDQVAANLAAHTEARMATLAEPIEDVETLFNPNVVKVVSDLNGLALTFSRATLPWARDAFAKSREQLPEGVPYRRHIGIYAYRAGFLQDFVTWGPCWLENTESLEQLRALWHGVRIHVADALIAPPTGVDTIEDLERVRRLLEA, from the coding sequence ATGACCACAGCCTTTACCGTCGTCATTCCATCGCGCTATGCCTCCACCCGTCTGCCGGGCAAACCCCTGCTGTTGATCGCCGGCAAGCCGATGATCCAGCACGTCTGGGAGCAGGCGAGCAAAAGCAGCGCCCAGCGAGTGGTCGTTGCCACCGACGATGCGCGTATTGTCGAGGCCTGCAAAGGCTTTGGTGCCGAGGTGGTGCTGACGCGCGAAGACCATAATTCCGGCACCGACCGACTGGCCGAAGTCGCGGCGAAACTGGGCCTGGGCCCGGACGCCATCGTGGTTAACGTTCAGGGCGACGAGCCGTTGATCCCGCCGAGCGTGATCGATCAGGTTGCCGCCAACCTAGCCGCCCACACCGAAGCGCGCATGGCCACCCTGGCCGAGCCGATCGAAGACGTGGAAACCCTGTTCAACCCCAACGTGGTCAAGGTGGTCAGCGACCTCAATGGCTTGGCGTTGACGTTCAGTCGTGCCACTTTGCCGTGGGCGCGGGACGCGTTTGCCAAAAGCCGCGAGCAGTTGCCGGAAGGCGTGCCATATCGCCGTCACATCGGCATTTATGCCTATCGCGCCGGTTTCCTGCAGGACTTCGTCACCTGGGGCCCGTGCTGGCTGGAAAACACTGAGTCTCTGGAACAACTGCGTGCCCTGTGGCACGGTGTGCGGATTCACGTCGCCGATGCGCTGATCGCACCGCCCACCGGCGTCGACACCATTGAAGACCTCGAGCGCGTTCGTCGCTTGCTGGAGGCTTGA
- a CDS encoding Trm112 family protein — MDTKLLDILACPVCKGPLKLSADKTELISKGAGLAYPIRDGIPVMLESEARTLTTDERLDK; from the coding sequence ATGGACACCAAATTGCTTGATATCCTCGCTTGCCCGGTCTGCAAGGGCCCGCTCAAGCTCAGCGCCGACAAAACCGAGCTGATCAGCAAGGGCGCCGGCTTGGCGTACCCGATTCGCGACGGCATCCCGGTGATGCTCGAAAGCGAAGCGCGCACCCTGACCACCGACGAGCGTCTGGATAAATGA
- the lpxK gene encoding tetraacyldisaccharide 4'-kinase — translation MAMSDRLLAAWYEGHPALKLLQPLEWLYRRVVTGKRKRFLAGEGEIYQPPVPLIVVGNITVGGTGKTPLILWMIQHCQRSGLRVGVVSRGYGAKPPQLPWRVKADQDADVAGDEPLLIVQRTGVPLMIDPDRSRAVKALLASEPLDLILSDDGMQHYRLARHLELVLIDAARGLGNQRCLPAGPLREPIERLQSVDAVLYNGAMADRTDGFAFQLQPTALVNLQSGERRPLDHFPAGQAVHAVAGIGNPQRFFTTLETLHWRPVPHAFADHAEYSVQALNFTPSLPVVMTEKDAVKCRAFAAADWWYLAVDAAPSPAFVAWFDTQLMRLLPSRLLP, via the coding sequence ATGGCCATGTCCGATCGATTGCTCGCGGCGTGGTACGAAGGCCATCCGGCGTTGAAGCTGTTGCAGCCTCTGGAATGGCTCTATCGACGCGTGGTCACCGGCAAGCGCAAACGCTTTTTGGCGGGCGAGGGCGAGATCTACCAACCGCCGGTGCCGCTGATCGTGGTCGGCAATATCACGGTGGGCGGCACCGGCAAGACACCGCTGATTCTGTGGATGATCCAGCATTGCCAGCGCAGCGGGCTGCGGGTCGGCGTGGTCAGTCGGGGCTACGGCGCCAAACCGCCGCAATTGCCGTGGCGGGTCAAGGCGGATCAAGATGCGGACGTGGCGGGCGATGAACCACTGTTGATCGTCCAGCGCACTGGCGTGCCGCTGATGATCGACCCGGACCGCAGCCGCGCGGTCAAAGCCTTGCTGGCGAGCGAACCGCTGGACCTGATCCTCTCCGACGACGGCATGCAGCATTACCGGCTGGCCCGGCATCTGGAACTGGTGCTGATCGATGCCGCCCGGGGGCTGGGCAACCAGCGCTGCCTGCCGGCCGGACCGTTGCGCGAACCGATCGAGCGGCTGCAAAGCGTCGATGCGGTGCTTTATAACGGCGCCATGGCCGACCGCACCGACGGTTTCGCCTTCCAGCTGCAACCCACGGCACTGGTCAACCTGCAAAGCGGCGAACGCCGGCCCCTTGACCACTTCCCTGCAGGCCAGGCCGTTCACGCCGTGGCCGGGATTGGCAATCCCCAGCGTTTCTTCACGACCCTCGAAACGCTACACTGGCGGCCAGTGCCGCATGCATTTGCCGACCATGCCGAGTACAGCGTCCAGGCCTTGAATTTCACACCGTCATTGCCAGTGGTGATGACGGAAAAGGACGCGGTGAAGTGCCGTGCCTTCGCCGCCGCCGATTGGTGGTACCTGGCGGTCGATGCTGCGCCATCGCCGGCCTTCGTGGCCTGGTTCGATACGCAGCTGATGCGCCTGTTGCCGTCTCGTCTTTTGCCTTAA
- a CDS encoding ExbD/TolR family protein → MKFRRKPRETIDINLASLIDVVFILLLFFVVTTTFTRETQLRVDLPEAVSGSPAEDQQAKQLDIAISAEGVFSVNNHLLPKNDLTSLMEALQKESNGDTNLPLSISADGKTPHQSVITAMDAAGKLGFSHLRMTTVEAAPAS, encoded by the coding sequence GTGAAATTCCGTCGTAAACCACGGGAAACGATAGACATCAACCTCGCGTCGTTGATCGACGTGGTGTTTATCCTGCTGCTGTTTTTCGTTGTGACCACCACCTTCACCCGTGAAACCCAGTTGCGCGTCGACTTGCCGGAAGCAGTCAGCGGTTCCCCGGCCGAGGACCAGCAGGCCAAGCAACTGGACATCGCCATCAGTGCCGAGGGAGTGTTCTCGGTCAACAACCACTTGTTGCCCAAGAACGACCTGACCAGCCTGATGGAAGCGCTGCAGAAAGAATCCAACGGCGACACAAACCTGCCGTTGTCCATCAGCGCTGATGGCAAGACGCCCCATCAGTCTGTCATCACCGCGATGGATGCTGCCGGCAAGCTCGGTTTCAGTCACTTGCGCATGACCACAGTCGAGGCGGCGCCGGCGTCCTGA
- a CDS encoding MotA/TolQ/ExbB proton channel family protein codes for MWELVKSGGWMMLPIILSSIAAMAIVAERLWTLRASRVTPEHLLGQVWVWIKDKQLNKEKLKELRANSPLGEILAAGLANSRHGREIMKECIEEAAARVIHELERYINALGTIAAMAPLLGLLGTVLGMIDIFSAFMGTGMGTNASVLAGGISKALITTAAGLMVGIPAVFFHRFLQRRIDELVVGMEQEAIKLVEVVQGDRDVDLAEGKA; via the coding sequence GTGTGGGAATTGGTCAAATCCGGCGGCTGGATGATGCTGCCGATCATTTTGAGCTCCATCGCGGCCATGGCGATCGTCGCCGAGCGTCTCTGGACCCTGCGTGCCAGTCGCGTGACCCCGGAGCACTTGCTCGGGCAGGTCTGGGTCTGGATCAAGGACAAACAACTCAATAAAGAAAAGCTCAAGGAACTGCGCGCCAACTCTCCGTTGGGCGAGATCCTGGCCGCCGGCCTGGCGAATTCCAGGCATGGTCGCGAGATCATGAAAGAGTGCATCGAAGAGGCCGCCGCGCGGGTGATTCATGAGCTCGAACGCTACATCAACGCCCTCGGCACCATTGCCGCCATGGCCCCGTTGTTGGGGTTGCTGGGTACGGTGCTGGGCATGATCGATATTTTCAGTGCGTTCATGGGCACGGGCATGGGCACCAACGCCTCAGTGCTGGCCGGTGGTATTTCCAAAGCGCTGATCACCACCGCCGCAGGCCTGATGGTCGGTATCCCGGCCGTGTTCTTCCACCGTTTCCTGCAACGCCGGATCGATGAACTGGTGGTGGGCATGGAGCAGGAAGCGATCAAGCTGGTCGAGGTAGTGCAGGGTGACCGCGACGTGGATCTGGCTGAGGGTAAAGCGTGA